The Cytophagales bacterium DNA segment TCCTGCTTCGGCCCAACAACTGTCAAAGGCACTCAACATTAATCCTGACCTCAGTTCGCTGCTCTTGCAAAGAGGTATCGACACCTTTGAATTGGCGAAAGACTTTTTCAGGCCGTCTCTGGATCATTTGCACGACCCTTTTCTCATGTTAGACATGGACAAGGCCGTGAACCGTATTTGTAATGCGGTCTTTCAAAAAGAAAAAATATTAGTCTACGGAGATTATGATGTGGATGGCACTACTTCGGTAGCACTGGTCTATGGTTTTCTCAAAGCATTTTGCGATCCTGGACAGATTGCCTATTACATCCCGGATCGATATGAAGAGGGATACGGATTATCTGAAAAAGGAGTACGCTGGGCAGCGGATCAGGCCTTTGACCTGATCATCACTCTGGACTGTGGGATTAAAGCAAATGCCAATGCTGCACTCTGCTCTCAACTAGGTATTGATCTGATCATATGCGATCACCATTTACCTGGAGAACAGTTACCTGTCGCTACGGCGATTTTGGACCCAAAGCGAGAAGGTTGCAATTATCCATACAAAGAGCTCTCGGGTTGTGGAGTTGGGTTCAAATTGCTGCAAGGGTTCTGTCAACAGAACACGATCGACCTCAAGCAGCTGTTCAATTTTCTGGACCTGGTGGCGATCAGTATTGCCAGTGATATTGTGCCCATCACCGGTGAAAATCGAGTACTCGCTTTTTATGGGTTGAAGAAAATCAATTCAGTACCTTCTGCAGGCATTGCAGCACTTATTCAGGTGAGTGGCTTAAAAACCAGATTGAAGATCTCAGACCTGGTTTTCTATCTCGGACCCAGGATCAATGCTGCGGGTCGCCTTTCACATGCACGGGAGTCGGTGCGTTTATTGATTGGGGAAGACCAGGACCAATTGGCGGATTTTTCGAAGCAGCTCAATGAGATCAATAGTGCGCGGAAAGAACATGACCGATCCACAACGGAGCAGGCACTTGAAATGATTGAAGAAGAAGCAGCTGGGCCGGACAAAAAATCTACCGTACTTTATCGAGAGGATTGGCACAAGGGGATCGTTGGTATTGTCGCTTCCAGATGCATCGAAAACTATTACCGCCCTACCATCATTCTTACGGAATCGAAAGGTCATGCAACCGGTTCTGCGCGATCAGTGGAAGGTTTCGACATTCATGCGGCTATCTCAGAATGCAGTGACCTGCTGGATCAATTTGGAGGGCATCACCATGCTGCCGGATTATCCATGCCCGTAGAAAATGTGCCGTTGTTCAAACATCGATTCGAAGAAGTGGTGGCAAGTACTATCACCGAAGAGCAGTTGCTGTGCAAACTAGAAGTGGATCTGGAAGTGAATTTTGACTTTGTCAATTACAAGTCCTACAACATCCTTAGGCAAATGGCACCTTTTGGACCGGGTAATGCCAATCCGGTTTTGATCTCCAAAAACGTTAAGACAAAATATCCGCCCAGACTGATCAAAGACGAGCATTTGAAGATGACTCTCGTCAAAAATGGATCTCAACCTTTTGAAGCCATCGCGTTTGGTATGGGGCATTTTTTGGAGCCAATCAGTCAGGGCCAACCCTTCAGTATTGCTTTTCATTTGGATGAAAATGAATATCGTGGCAATAAAAGCCTGCAATTGATCATTAAGGATATAAAAATTGAGTGATAACTTGCGAATTGGTTGAAGAAGTGCTCCAGGAAGCCTTGCTTCCCGAAGAGCGAATTCGAATACGAGGATGAAATTACAGGCAAAGAGCTTAGTCAAGAAATACAAGAAAAGAACGGTGGTCAATCAGATCTCCGTGGAGGTGGAGCAAGGCGAGATTGTAGGGCTGCTGGGCCCTAACGGAGCTGGAAAAACCACTTCATTTTACATGATCGTGGGGTTGATCAAGCCTAATGATGGTCATATCTATCTGGATGATGAGGACATCACGCCTTTACCGATGTATCAGCGAGCCAAAAAAGGCATCGGATACCTCGCGCAGGAAGCATCAGTTTTCAGGAAATTATCCGTGGAAGACAACATTCTTTCCGTGCTTGAAATGACCAAGCTCTCCAAGGCAGAACAAAAAGCCAAAGCCGAGGAACTATTGGAAGAATTCAGTTTGACCCATGTGCGCAAGAATCTGGGGATGGTGCTATCCGGTGGGGAGCGGCGCCGCACAGAGATCGCACGAGCCCTCGCGGTGGATCCTAAGTTTGTTTTGCTGGATGAGCCGTTTGCTGGCGTGGATCCCATTGCTGTAGAGGAAATTCAATCAATTGTAGCCAAGCTCAAAAACAAAAATATTGGCATCCTGATCACGGACCACAACGTGAACGAAACCCTGTCTATTACCGATCGCGCTTATTTGATGTTTGAGGGTAAACTGCTGAAGGCCGGAACTGCTGAAGAATTAGCAGAAGACGAGCAAGTGCGTCGGGTTTACCTGGGCAAGCACTTCGAATTGAAAAGAAAAATTTAAGTCT contains these protein-coding regions:
- the recJ gene encoding single-stranded-DNA-specific exonuclease RecJ; protein product: MEKKWVIHKTTDPASAQQLSKALNINPDLSSLLLQRGIDTFELAKDFFRPSLDHLHDPFLMLDMDKAVNRICNAVFQKEKILVYGDYDVDGTTSVALVYGFLKAFCDPGQIAYYIPDRYEEGYGLSEKGVRWAADQAFDLIITLDCGIKANANAALCSQLGIDLIICDHHLPGEQLPVATAILDPKREGCNYPYKELSGCGVGFKLLQGFCQQNTIDLKQLFNFLDLVAISIASDIVPITGENRVLAFYGLKKINSVPSAGIAALIQVSGLKTRLKISDLVFYLGPRINAAGRLSHARESVRLLIGEDQDQLADFSKQLNEINSARKEHDRSTTEQALEMIEEEAAGPDKKSTVLYREDWHKGIVGIVASRCIENYYRPTIILTESKGHATGSARSVEGFDIHAAISECSDLLDQFGGHHHAAGLSMPVENVPLFKHRFEEVVASTITEEQLLCKLEVDLEVNFDFVNYKSYNILRQMAPFGPGNANPVLISKNVKTKYPPRLIKDEHLKMTLVKNGSQPFEAIAFGMGHFLEPISQGQPFSIAFHLDENEYRGNKSLQLIIKDIKIE
- the lptB gene encoding LPS export ABC transporter ATP-binding protein, with protein sequence MKLQAKSLVKKYKKRTVVNQISVEVEQGEIVGLLGPNGAGKTTSFYMIVGLIKPNDGHIYLDDEDITPLPMYQRAKKGIGYLAQEASVFRKLSVEDNILSVLEMTKLSKAEQKAKAEELLEEFSLTHVRKNLGMVLSGGERRRTEIARALAVDPKFVLLDEPFAGVDPIAVEEIQSIVAKLKNKNIGILITDHNVNETLSITDRAYLMFEGKLLKAGTAEELAEDEQVRRVYLGKHFELKRKI